Genomic segment of Truepera radiovictrix DSM 17093:
CTTGCGGCGCGGTGAAGAGGTCTTGGCGCGCGACACCGCCGCCTTGAGCGCCCGCGGCGCGCACGCCACCGTGCGGCGCACCCTACACCTAGACGACCCCGGCATCGACGACGCGCGCGCGCACCTGCTGTGGAGCCCCGAGTCGCCGACGCTGCTGGAGCTTGACGTGGTGCTCCGGCGCGAGGGCGAGGTGCTCGACCGCGTGGCGAGCTACACGGCGCTGCGCTCGGTCGAGGTGCGCGGTGGGCACTTTTTCCTCAACGGGCGGCCCTACTTTTTGCGCCTGGCGCTCGACCAGGGCTACTGGGACGACACGCTCCTCGCGGCGCCCTCGCCGGAGGCGCTCCGCAAGGACGTCGAGCTGGCCAAGGCGATGGGGTTTAACGGGGTGCGCAAGCACCAGAAGCTCGAGGACCCGCGTTACCTCTTTTGGGCCGACCGCCTGGGGCTGCTCGTCTGGACGGAGCTGCCGAGCGCCTACGCTTTTTCGCCACAGACCGCCGCGCGCCTTACAAGGGAGTGGTTGGAGGCGATCGCGCGCGACTACAACCACCCGTGCGTGGTCGCTTGGGTGGCCTTTAACGAGTCCTGGGGCGTCCCCGATCTGCCGCTCGTGGCGGCGCAGCGGCACCTCGTAGCGGCGCTCTATCACCTCGCCAAGAGTCTGGACCCGCACCGGCCGGTCGTCGGCAACGACGGTTGGGAGCACGTGGTCACCGACCTGCTGACCATCCACGACTACAGCCGCGACCCGGAGACCTTGCGCGCGCGCTACGGCACGCGCGCGGCCGCGCAGGAGAGCAGTGTGCACGTCCGGCCAGCCGGGCGCGAGGTCGTGCTCACGGGGTTTGAGGAGGCGGTGAACGTGCGGGAGGCGCCGATCGTCCTCTCCGAGTTCGGCGGGGTGCGCTACGCGCCGCCGCAAGCGGGCCAGGGTTGGGGCTACGACCAGGTCGAGAGCGAGGAGGCGCTCTTGGCGCGCTACCGCGCCCTCATCGCCGCGGCGTCCGAGGCGGGGTTGGCGGGGTTTTGCTACACCCAGTTCGCCGACACCTTCCAGGAGCAGAACGGGCTGCTCTATAGCGACCGGCGGCCCAAGCTGCCGTTGGAGGCGCTTTACGAGGCGACCGCGCAGCGACGGCACTAACGAGCCGCCGACGCGCGACGGAGGGGGGAGCTATGGCCTAGCGCGTACGAAGGGGTAAACCGCACGGCAACGACCAGGCCCCGCCTGAAGCGGGGGTGCAGTGACGCTAGAGGAGGCGTGATGTGGTAAAGCGGAACACGGTGCAGGAAAACAGGGTGAAGCGGCAAGCGGCGCGACGGCGTAGGGTGCAGCGGCGGTTCGGCAGGCGCACCCAGGCGGCTGCGATGACGGCGCTGCTCCTCACGGGCGGCCTGTCGCTCGCGCAGGTGACCTGCAGCGAAGAGGCGAGCGGCGCGCAGATCACCTTTTGGAACGGCTTTAGCGGCCCCGACGGCGAGTTTATGACGCAGATGGTCAACGCCTTTAACCAGGAGAACGAGCAGGGCGTCAGCGTCAACATGACCATCCAACCCTTTACCGACTACTACAACACCGTCAACGCCGCCCTAGCCTCCAGGACGCTCCCCGACGTGCTGCAGGTCCACCTCGACCAGATCGCCACCCAAGCGGTGCGCGGCACCATCCGCCCGCTGGACGAGGCGCTTCTAGAGACGCTCGGCGTCCGCGCGGACGACTACCCGGAGGCCGTCTGGAACGGCACGCAGTATAACGGCGAGCGCTACGCCGTGCCTTTAGACATCCACCCACTCGTGATGTGGTACAACCGCGACGCCTGGGAGGCGGCTGGGCTCGAGGACCCCGCGGGGCGCGTGCTGGGGGCCGAGGAGTATAGAGCGGCGCTCGAAGCGCTGAGCGAGCAGGGCGAGGGCGCGGTGGCGTGGTCGGTGACGACGGGGTTTCCCATCACCTGGATGTTTGAAATCC
This window contains:
- a CDS encoding glycoside hydrolase family 2 protein, whose amino-acid sequence is MDDTPAVPPEPHREAPAGVVDAAYPRPQLRRAAWRSLDGPWRLAFGDARTPEAVVWTHEITVPFPPESAASGIGDGDFHPVVWYERPFTVPPTWAGRRVLLHFGAVDYAATVWVNGHLVATHEGGHTPFWADITDALRGEPGAEQRVTVRAEDDPWDLHKPRGKQDWLKEPHAIWYPRTTGIWQSVWLEPVGEARVSGLRVTPDVAHFSLLLEVSCALPSASGAEPGIAPGGELTLEFTLRRGEEVLARDTAALSARGAHATVRRTLHLDDPGIDDARAHLLWSPESPTLLELDVVLRREGEVLDRVASYTALRSVEVRGGHFFLNGRPYFLRLALDQGYWDDTLLAAPSPEALRKDVELAKAMGFNGVRKHQKLEDPRYLFWADRLGLLVWTELPSAYAFSPQTAARLTREWLEAIARDYNHPCVVAWVAFNESWGVPDLPLVAAQRHLVAALYHLAKSLDPHRPVVGNDGWEHVVTDLLTIHDYSRDPETLRARYGTRAAAQESSVHVRPAGREVVLTGFEEAVNVREAPIVLSEFGGVRYAPPQAGQGWGYDQVESEEALLARYRALIAAASEAGLAGFCYTQFADTFQEQNGLLYSDRRPKLPLEALYEATAQRRH